A section of the Clostridium omnivorum genome encodes:
- a CDS encoding branched-chain amino acid ABC transporter permease codes for MLKINKKTIINIIFALLVYFVLFGLIKGGFLNRYYEQILILIGINMILALSLNLVIGFTGQLTLGHAGFMSVGAYAAAMLTLKLHLPFLLCVVGGGAAAGIIGFLIGLPILRLKGDYLAITTLGFGEMIRVAITNIEPVGGARGLAGIPPKTTFTWVFLGVIITFVVLKNIINSTQGRAMIAVRENEIAAEAMGINTTQYKLIAFIISSFFAGVAGALYAHYFMFLEPNSFNFMKSIEIVTYVVLGGMGSLTGSMLSAGILTLLPEALREFANYRMIVYSLLLILIMIFRPQGLMGNKELSFKIFKDIGKKGGNANASSSR; via the coding sequence GTGTTAAAAATCAACAAAAAAACAATTATTAATATTATCTTTGCTCTTTTAGTTTATTTTGTTTTGTTTGGATTAATTAAAGGGGGATTTCTAAACAGATACTATGAACAAATTTTGATACTTATTGGGATAAACATGATTCTAGCACTTAGCTTGAATTTAGTAATAGGCTTTACTGGCCAACTAACATTGGGGCATGCTGGTTTTATGTCAGTAGGAGCCTATGCAGCGGCAATGTTAACATTAAAGCTTCACCTACCTTTCTTACTATGTGTTGTTGGAGGCGGAGCTGCAGCTGGAATTATAGGCTTTCTAATAGGACTTCCTATATTAAGGCTTAAAGGAGACTATCTTGCTATTACCACTCTTGGTTTTGGTGAAATGATAAGAGTCGCAATAACAAATATCGAGCCTGTTGGAGGAGCTAGGGGGCTGGCAGGAATTCCTCCAAAAACTACTTTTACCTGGGTATTCTTAGGTGTAATTATTACTTTTGTTGTACTAAAGAATATAATAAATTCCACTCAAGGTAGAGCTATGATTGCAGTAAGGGAAAATGAAATTGCAGCAGAGGCTATGGGAATAAATACAACTCAATATAAACTTATTGCTTTTATAATATCTTCCTTCTTTGCAGGAGTTGCTGGAGCTCTTTATGCACACTATTTTATGTTCCTAGAACCAAATAGTTTTAACTTTATGAAATCCATTGAAATTGTAACTTATGTAGTTCTTGGAGGTATGGGAAGTCTTACTGGCTCAATGCTGTCAGCTGGTATACTAACACTGCTTCCAGAGGCACTTAGAGAATTTGCTAATTATAGAATGATTGTATATTCTCTTCTCCTCATACTAATTATGATATTCAGACCTCAAGGACTAATGGGCAACAAGGAATTATCCTTTAAAATATTTAAAGACATTGGTAAAAAAGGAGGTAATGCAAATGCTTCTTCAAGCAGATAG
- a CDS encoding branched-chain amino acid ABC transporter permease yields MIILIVIQQIINGLALGSVYALIALGYTMVYGIIGLINFAHGDVYMIGAFIGFYVCTTLHLGFIPTLLIAMTLSALLGILIEKAAYKPLRKSPKIALLITAIGVSLFLENATRFIAGPNPKPYPASILPQKNISFGALQINNLQLIILCVSVVLALLLQFVVYKTKVGKAMRAAALDKDAAVLMGINIDNIISITFAIGSALAGAAGVLVGILYNRIDPLMGVMPGLKAFIAAVLGGIGIIPGAIFGGLFMGIAETLTKAYISSKLSDAIAFGILILVLVIKPSGLLGKKSSEKV; encoded by the coding sequence ATGATAATTTTGATAGTAATTCAGCAGATTATAAATGGTTTAGCTCTTGGAAGTGTTTATGCACTAATAGCACTTGGATATACTATGGTTTATGGAATTATTGGACTTATAAATTTTGCTCATGGAGATGTGTACATGATAGGTGCCTTTATAGGCTTCTATGTATGTACCACTTTACATTTAGGCTTCATACCTACCCTTCTTATAGCTATGACTCTCTCAGCACTTCTTGGTATTTTAATTGAAAAAGCAGCTTATAAACCACTGCGTAAATCACCAAAAATAGCTCTTTTAATTACAGCTATTGGTGTTTCCCTATTTTTAGAAAATGCTACTAGATTTATAGCTGGACCTAACCCTAAACCTTATCCAGCATCTATTCTGCCACAAAAAAATATTAGCTTTGGGGCACTTCAAATAAATAATCTACAGCTAATAATCTTATGTGTATCAGTAGTTTTAGCACTACTTCTTCAGTTTGTTGTATATAAAACAAAAGTTGGAAAAGCTATGAGAGCAGCTGCGCTAGATAAGGATGCTGCTGTGCTTATGGGAATCAATATAGATAATATTATATCTATAACCTTTGCTATAGGCTCTGCACTAGCTGGTGCTGCTGGTGTTTTGGTAGGTATTCTCTATAATAGGATTGACCCATTAATGGGTGTAATGCCTGGTCTAAAAGCTTTCATAGCAGCTGTACTTGGCGGTATAGGTATAATACCTGGAGCAATTTTTGGTGGTCTATTTATGGGTATAGCAGAAACCTTAACTAAAGCATATATATCTTCTAAACTTTCAGATGCAATTGCTTTTGGCATATTAATCTTAGTACTAGTAATAAAACCTTCAGGACTGCTAGGCAAGAAGTCCAGTGAGAAAGTGTAG
- a CDS encoding ABC transporter substrate-binding protein has translation MVKKRIALALSMMLTLGVMAGCSKASSNSNEIKIGAILSLTGDVATYGQSAKNGLEILQEEVNKSGGVLGKNIKFVFEDDESKPATSATAAQKLINNDKVVGIVGPLTSSQCSSVGPIANQFKVPMVTGTGTNPKVTDSGEYVFRSCFQDPFQGVVTSKFAFESLKAQTAAVLFDNGNDYSSGLAQNFKSNFEKLGGKVVASENYNKGEQDFNAQLTKLKALNPQVLFLPDYYGTVALIAKQARALGITSTFVGGDGWDSADLFKIGGEAVNGAYFSNHYSPEDTSKEVTDFKKSYEDKYKTTPDTMAVLNYDAGKILVEAIKAAGKTDGDSIKEALKKTNVTVVSGKVSFDEKRNAVKSAVIVKVDGDKTKFTLRVNP, from the coding sequence ATGGTAAAAAAGAGAATTGCTTTAGCACTAAGTATGATGTTGACATTGGGAGTTATGGCAGGCTGCAGTAAAGCTAGCTCTAACTCTAATGAAATAAAAATAGGAGCTATTCTATCACTAACTGGTGATGTAGCTACATACGGACAATCAGCTAAAAATGGCTTAGAAATACTTCAGGAGGAAGTTAATAAATCTGGTGGAGTGCTTGGAAAAAATATTAAATTTGTTTTTGAAGATGACGAAAGTAAGCCAGCTACCTCTGCTACTGCGGCTCAAAAGCTAATAAACAATGACAAGGTAGTTGGTATAGTAGGTCCACTAACCAGTTCTCAATGCAGCTCTGTAGGTCCAATTGCAAATCAATTCAAGGTACCTATGGTAACTGGAACTGGTACAAATCCTAAAGTCACAGACTCTGGCGAATATGTATTTCGTTCCTGCTTCCAAGATCCATTCCAAGGAGTTGTTACTTCTAAATTTGCTTTTGAAAGCTTAAAGGCACAAACTGCTGCTGTACTATTTGATAATGGAAATGACTACTCCAGCGGCTTAGCTCAAAACTTCAAGTCAAATTTTGAAAAGCTTGGTGGTAAAGTTGTTGCATCTGAGAACTATAACAAAGGTGAACAGGACTTCAATGCACAGCTAACTAAATTAAAAGCATTAAATCCACAAGTATTATTCCTTCCTGATTATTACGGTACTGTTGCTCTAATTGCTAAACAAGCAAGAGCACTAGGAATAACCTCAACATTTGTAGGTGGAGATGGCTGGGACTCAGCAGATTTATTTAAAATAGGCGGTGAAGCAGTTAACGGAGCTTATTTCTCAAATCACTACTCACCTGAAGATACCTCAAAGGAAGTAACTGATTTTAAGAAATCCTATGAAGATAAATATAAAACTACACCTGATACTATGGCGGTCTTAAACTATGATGCTGGTAAAATCCTTGTTGAAGCAATTAAGGCTGCTGGAAAGACAGATGGTGACAGCATAAAGGAAGCCTTAAAGAAAACTAATGTTACTGTAGTTTCAGGAAAAGTATCCTTTGATGAGAAGAGGAATGCAGTAAAATCCGCAGTTATTGTTAAGGTTGATGGAGATAAAACTAAATTTACATTGAGAGTTAACCCTTAA
- a CDS encoding polysaccharide deacetylase family protein has translation MKSILRLILCASSVLYLMFLFNENVQGFEVNKSSLPDEQLCIQHNEIEKGEKIIYLTFDDGPSILTSRILDILKEQDVKATFFLIGNQINGFEDVVKRINNEGHSMGLHTYSHNFKKIYRNKSSFINEMVDCQVEIVRATGSSTNVIRFPRGSRRLLSNELLNQLHDYNFKIYDWNMETKDGLNPKLSPDKLYREATKRCEQSSNIILLMHCDYMHKNTCKALPRIIMYYKEQGYEFKAITEETPELYFPISRKTFNFFKAAL, from the coding sequence TTGAAAAGCATACTAAGATTAATTTTATGTGCAAGCAGCGTTTTATACTTGATGTTTCTATTTAATGAAAATGTACAAGGCTTTGAAGTGAATAAATCTTCATTGCCAGATGAGCAACTTTGCATACAGCATAACGAAATTGAAAAAGGTGAAAAGATAATTTATTTAACCTTTGATGATGGTCCTAGTATACTTACAAGTAGAATATTGGACATATTAAAAGAACAGGACGTTAAGGCCACATTTTTTCTTATAGGTAATCAAATAAATGGATTTGAGGATGTAGTAAAGAGAATTAATAATGAAGGACATAGTATGGGACTTCATACTTATTCACATAACTTCAAAAAGATATACCGCAATAAGAGTTCTTTCATTAATGAAATGGTGGATTGTCAAGTAGAGATAGTGAGGGCTACAGGCAGTTCCACTAATGTAATTCGATTTCCAAGAGGAAGTAGAAGGCTATTAAGCAACGAATTGTTAAATCAGTTACATGACTACAATTTTAAAATATATGATTGGAATATGGAAACAAAAGATGGGCTTAATCCAAAACTATCTCCAGATAAGCTATATAGAGAGGCTACGAAGAGATGTGAACAGTCATCAAATATAATTTTGCTTATGCATTGTGATTATATGCACAAAAATACCTGCAAGGCATTACCAAGAATAATAATGTACTATAAAGAACAAGGATATGAATTCAAAGCTATCACTGAAGAAACTCCTGAGTTATATTTTCCTATTTCCAGAAAAACTTTTAACTTTTTTAAAGCAGCACTCTAA
- a CDS encoding flavodoxin domain-containing protein, with amino-acid sequence MKSIIIYSTKHGTTEKAARILSAKLPGEVVLKNIMKENVSSLEEYDNVILGGSIYIGKVQKNLTEYMQKNLKELLSKRVSLFLCAGETNEELAAKQIKGAFPEELYKAAICKDSFGFEFNFDKLNFFEKLIMKKVKGVKESYYELKEDSIDRFAKVIASNK; translated from the coding sequence ATGAAGAGTATAATTATTTATTCTACAAAGCATGGAACTACAGAAAAGGCAGCAAGGATATTAAGCGCAAAGCTTCCAGGAGAGGTAGTACTTAAAAATATCATGAAAGAAAATGTTTCTTCTTTGGAGGAATATGATAATGTTATACTAGGCGGATCAATTTATATTGGAAAAGTACAAAAAAATCTAACAGAGTATATGCAGAAAAACCTAAAAGAGCTTCTCAGCAAAAGAGTCTCACTATTTTTATGTGCTGGTGAGACCAATGAAGAATTAGCAGCAAAGCAGATAAAGGGAGCATTTCCAGAAGAACTTTATAAAGCGGCTATATGCAAAGATAGCTTTGGCTTTGAGTTTAATTTTGATAAGTTGAACTTTTTTGAAAAGCTTATTATGAAAAAGGTAAAAGGTGTAAAGGAAAGCTATTATGAACTTAAAGAAGATTCTATTGATAGGTTTGCTAAAGTTATAGCTTCAAATAAATAG
- a CDS encoding MarR family winged helix-turn-helix transcriptional regulator, whose protein sequence is MSEEDKKKVIQEIISFYTAFEKEVLDVFPTDILEISPILFRALREIYFSSDITSSVLAKRLSITVPNTSRCLKQLSDLGYVIKVKDKNDRRVTHIKLTDNGLELVEKSTSLVDDLILKKLSVLQLDELVELSEAFSTVTKLLNKIGTLTS, encoded by the coding sequence GTGAGTGAAGAAGATAAAAAGAAAGTAATACAAGAAATAATTAGTTTTTATACAGCTTTTGAAAAAGAAGTTCTAGATGTATTTCCTACTGATATCCTGGAAATTAGCCCAATTTTATTTAGAGCTCTTCGTGAAATTTATTTTAGCTCGGATATAACATCCTCTGTGCTAGCTAAGAGATTATCTATTACAGTACCAAATACTAGCAGATGCCTTAAACAATTAAGTGATTTAGGTTATGTTATTAAAGTCAAAGATAAAAATGATAGAAGAGTAACTCATATTAAATTAACCGATAATGGACTAGAGTTAGTTGAAAAATCTACTAGTCTTGTGGATGATTTAATTCTAAAGAAACTAAGTGTATTACAATTAGATGAATTAGTTGAGCTTTCTGAGGCGTTTTCAACAGTAACAAAATTATTGAATAAGATAGGTACATTAACTTCTTAA
- a CDS encoding flagellar motor protein MotB, whose amino-acid sequence MKGKKKHDEEHIDENWLLPYSDMLTLLLALFIVMFAMSKVDSEKFKQLSQQFNVIFQGGSGALQGTGGSPMQLSNSTAEMNSIVEQDKMVGLKATLEEEIKKDGYQDKVNVNLDAEGLSINIQEAVIFNSGEAEILSNFNPVLLQISNMLKNLDNDIRISGHTDNVPIHNSKYRSNWDLSYMRASNVMNVMVDQGHLSPEKFQIQALGEYKPKYDNSTEAGRAKNRSVDILLVRKYTLTSKTSNKAN is encoded by the coding sequence ATGAAAGGGAAAAAAAAGCATGATGAAGAGCATATAGACGAAAACTGGCTGCTACCTTATTCAGATATGCTGACACTTTTGCTGGCACTTTTTATCGTTATGTTTGCTATGAGTAAAGTTGACAGCGAGAAATTTAAACAGCTTAGTCAACAATTCAATGTTATTTTCCAAGGTGGTTCTGGTGCATTACAAGGCACAGGAGGAAGCCCTATGCAGTTATCTAATTCCACTGCTGAAATGAACAGTATAGTTGAACAGGACAAGATGGTTGGATTAAAAGCTACTTTAGAAGAAGAGATAAAAAAAGATGGCTATCAGGATAAAGTAAATGTTAACCTGGATGCAGAAGGGCTTAGCATAAACATACAAGAGGCAGTAATTTTTAATTCTGGAGAAGCAGAAATCCTAAGTAATTTTAATCCTGTACTACTTCAAATATCAAATATGCTAAAGAATTTGGATAATGATATAAGGATTAGTGGTCACACAGACAATGTGCCAATACACAATAGCAAATATCGCTCAAACTGGGACTTGAGTTATATGCGTGCCTCAAATGTTATGAACGTTATGGTAGATCAGGGGCATCTTTCTCCAGAGAAATTTCAAATTCAAGCCTTAGGTGAGTACAAGCCTAAATATGATAATTCTACCGAGGCAGGAAGAGCTAAAAATAGAAGCGTAGATATTCTATTAGTTCGAAAATATACTTTAACATCTAAAACTTCCAATAAAGCAAATTAG
- the motA gene encoding flagellar motor stator protein MotA: protein MDIFLLVGLVMGFIAVVTGLFLKGVSAAILVNGEAVMVILVGTMAAVMNSFPKSEFLNIPKLFGVLFKDKAKEDPVEIINLIVDMAQQTRKNGLLSLEGRAQELENKFMKKGIEMIVDGNEPEYIRQVLTDEIEAMEERHKTGASIFSTAGGASPTLGVMGAAIGLIGALGNLSNTEKLGESIASAFIATLYGIFFGYVVWHPFSSRLKRKSHEEVAIMQIMLEGILAIQEGKNPKAIQEKLVSMLSPKDRLKLEDVNTNV from the coding sequence ATGGATATATTCTTATTAGTTGGTTTAGTCATGGGATTTATTGCAGTTGTTACAGGATTGTTTTTAAAGGGTGTAAGTGCAGCTATACTAGTTAATGGTGAAGCTGTAATGGTAATTCTTGTTGGTACTATGGCAGCAGTAATGAATTCTTTCCCAAAAAGTGAATTTCTTAATATTCCAAAATTATTCGGAGTTCTTTTTAAGGACAAGGCTAAAGAAGATCCCGTAGAAATAATTAATCTAATTGTTGATATGGCTCAGCAGACCAGAAAAAATGGACTATTATCACTAGAAGGAAGAGCACAAGAGCTTGAAAATAAATTCATGAAAAAAGGAATAGAAATGATAGTTGACGGTAATGAGCCGGAGTATATTAGACAAGTTCTAACTGATGAAATTGAAGCTATGGAAGAAAGACACAAAACAGGTGCTTCAATTTTTTCAACCGCAGGCGGAGCTTCTCCTACTCTTGGTGTTATGGGTGCAGCTATAGGTCTTATAGGTGCCCTTGGAAATTTAAGCAATACTGAAAAACTTGGAGAATCAATAGCTTCAGCATTTATAGCTACTCTATATGGAATTTTCTTTGGTTACGTTGTTTGGCACCCATTCTCATCTAGATTAAAAAGAAAATCACATGAAGAAGTTGCTATTATGCAAATAATGCTGGAAGGCATTTTAGCAATTCAAGAAGGAAAAAATCCAAAAGCTATCCAAGAAAAGCTTGTAAGTATGTTAAGTCCTAAAGATAGATTAAAGCTTGAAGATGTAAATACTAACGTTTAG
- the mraY gene encoding phospho-N-acetylmuramoyl-pentapeptide-transferase — MIILTVLVSFLISLIVGTLLIPSLGLLKLGQHIREEEPEHHQKKSGTPTFGGIIFILSIIITLLLMTKNIRNEGIIALLGLLGFGFIGFLDDAMKAVRKKNLGLRAYQKMLLLVIFSAGLAYYTCYILGYGTSILIPFSSKSIQLDVWYLPFIIFYFACTTNGANLTDGLDGLAATINLLIMTFFATLSFGLGHYSLCIFCTSVVGAVAGFLKFNMYPARVFMGDTGSLALGGAVATVAMILKLPLIILLVGIIYVVEILSVVLQVSSFKLRGKRLFKMSPIHFHYELSGWDETKIVSVFSIITVIFCFIAFLALRIPV, encoded by the coding sequence ATGATTATACTAACAGTGCTTGTATCATTTTTGATTTCACTTATTGTTGGAACCCTTTTAATTCCATCTTTAGGTCTATTAAAACTTGGACAGCATATTAGGGAAGAAGAGCCAGAGCATCATCAAAAAAAATCAGGAACACCTACCTTTGGAGGTATTATTTTTATACTCTCAATAATAATTACATTGCTATTAATGACTAAAAATATAAGAAACGAAGGTATAATAGCACTTCTCGGCCTTTTAGGCTTTGGATTTATAGGATTTTTAGATGATGCCATGAAAGCAGTACGAAAAAAAAACTTAGGTCTTAGAGCTTATCAAAAGATGCTGCTGCTTGTTATTTTTTCTGCCGGGCTAGCTTACTATACTTGCTATATTCTAGGATATGGTACAAGTATTTTAATTCCATTTTCCAGCAAAAGTATTCAATTGGACGTGTGGTATTTGCCTTTTATAATTTTCTATTTCGCTTGTACTACCAATGGTGCAAATCTTACCGATGGCTTAGATGGTTTAGCGGCAACAATTAACCTATTAATAATGACCTTTTTTGCAACCTTGAGCTTTGGACTTGGGCACTATAGTCTATGTATATTTTGTACTTCAGTTGTAGGTGCTGTAGCTGGATTTTTAAAGTTTAACATGTATCCTGCCAGGGTATTTATGGGAGATACAGGATCATTAGCCTTAGGTGGTGCTGTAGCTACTGTTGCTATGATATTAAAGCTTCCCCTAATCATACTTTTAGTTGGAATAATTTATGTCGTTGAAATACTATCAGTAGTATTACAAGTTTCCTCCTTCAAACTCCGTGGCAAAAGGCTCTTCAAGATGAGTCCAATACATTTTCACTATGAACTCAGTGGTTGGGATGAAACCAAAATTGTATCAGTATTTTCAATTATCACTGTAATATTTTGCTTTATAGCATTTTTAGCATTAAGAATTCCAGTATAA
- a CDS encoding glutamine--tRNA ligase/YqeY domain fusion protein, whose protein sequence is MEEKNTSSNFIKNIVIEDLESGKHKEIITRFPPEPNGYLHIGHAKSIVLNFELADEFKGKTNLRFDDTNPVKEDTEYVESIEEDVRWLGFEWENLHFASSYFEEMYNRAVHLIKKGKAYVCDLSGDEIKEYRGTLTKPGKESPYRNRTVEENIDLFERMRKGEFKDGEKVLRAKIDMASPNINMRDPIIYRIAHASHHKTGDKWCIYPMYDFAHPIEDAIEGITHSICTLEFEDHRPLYDWVVNECEMESKPRQIEFARLNITNTVMSKRKLKALVDAKVVDGWDDPRMPTIAGLRRKGYTPEAIRNFCREIGVAKSNSTVDSQMLEHFIREDLQMKAPRTMSILKPLKVVITNYPENQVEMFTVENNPDDPGMGTREVPFSREIYIEQDDFMEVPPKKYFRLFPGNEVRLKSAYFIKCNDFVKDEAGNVVEVHCTYDPETKSGSGFTGRKVKGTIHWVDANSAVSAEFRLFEPLILDEEDEDGKTFLEQVNPNSMEVLQGFVEPQMKNAKPQEKFQFFRHGYFNVDPKYTTPEKPVFNRIVSLKSSFKIG, encoded by the coding sequence ATGGAAGAAAAAAATACTTCATCTAACTTTATTAAAAATATCGTAATTGAAGATTTAGAATCAGGAAAACACAAGGAAATAATAACTCGATTTCCACCAGAGCCAAATGGATACCTACATATAGGCCATGCTAAATCTATAGTATTAAACTTTGAACTTGCAGATGAGTTTAAAGGTAAAACTAATCTTCGTTTTGATGATACAAATCCAGTAAAAGAGGATACTGAATATGTTGAATCCATTGAAGAAGATGTAAGATGGCTCGGTTTTGAATGGGAAAATTTACACTTTGCTTCAAGCTATTTTGAAGAAATGTATAATAGAGCAGTGCACCTTATCAAAAAGGGTAAGGCTTATGTTTGTGACCTTTCAGGCGATGAAATAAAAGAATACAGAGGAACACTGACTAAACCAGGAAAAGAAAGTCCATATAGAAATAGAACTGTAGAAGAAAATATAGACTTATTTGAAAGAATGAGAAAAGGCGAATTTAAAGATGGTGAAAAGGTTCTAAGGGCTAAAATTGATATGGCTTCACCAAATATAAATATGAGAGATCCAATTATATATCGTATAGCACATGCATCTCATCATAAAACAGGAGACAAATGGTGCATATACCCAATGTACGACTTTGCTCACCCAATTGAAGATGCAATTGAAGGCATAACTCACTCTATTTGTACACTTGAATTTGAAGACCATCGTCCACTATACGATTGGGTTGTTAATGAATGTGAAATGGAAAGTAAACCAAGACAAATTGAGTTTGCAAGATTAAATATAACAAATACAGTAATGAGTAAGAGAAAGCTTAAAGCTCTAGTGGATGCAAAGGTAGTTGATGGATGGGATGACCCACGTATGCCTACTATCGCTGGACTTAGAAGAAAGGGCTACACTCCAGAAGCAATAAGAAACTTCTGCAGAGAAATTGGAGTTGCTAAGAGCAATAGTACTGTAGATTCTCAAATGCTTGAGCACTTTATAAGAGAGGATTTACAGATGAAGGCTCCAAGAACTATGTCTATATTAAAACCACTTAAGGTTGTTATAACAAATTATCCAGAAAATCAAGTGGAGATGTTTACTGTAGAAAACAATCCAGATGATCCAGGTATGGGAACAAGAGAAGTGCCATTTTCAAGAGAAATATATATAGAACAGGATGACTTTATGGAAGTGCCTCCTAAGAAATACTTCAGGCTTTTCCCTGGAAACGAAGTGAGATTAAAGAGTGCATACTTCATAAAGTGTAATGACTTTGTTAAGGATGAAGCTGGAAATGTAGTAGAAGTTCACTGTACTTATGATCCAGAAACAAAGAGCGGTTCAGGCTTCACTGGAAGAAAGGTTAAGGGAACAATTCACTGGGTAGATGCTAATTCTGCAGTTTCAGCAGAATTTAGATTATTTGAGCCTTTAATCCTTGATGAAGAAGACGAAGATGGAAAGACTTTCCTTGAGCAAGTAAATCCGAATTCCATGGAAGTACTTCAAGGCTTTGTAGAACCACAAATGAAGAATGCAAAACCACAAGAGAAGTTCCAATTCTTCAGACATGGATATTTTAATGTAGACCCTAAATATACAACACCAGAAAAGCCAGTATTCAACAGAATAGTATCCTTAAAGAGTTCCTTTAAGATAGGTTAA
- a CDS encoding GNAT family N-acetyltransferase: MDTSLFHSLEGKNVYFKALSINDAEAIHSYASDKDVKRFIGWNLMKTLNETQEYTQTMIDREVAGTHLYASVVSRTTGEVIGTVMLFNFDKEANQAEIGYVFHKNHWGKGYGTESVALVSDFAFEALNLHKLHATVVDANIGSARILEKNGYVLEGRLKDHFFIEGKYYDSLLLGKMGNK, from the coding sequence ATGGATACAAGTTTATTTCACTCACTAGAAGGAAAAAATGTTTACTTTAAAGCACTAAGTATAAATGATGCAGAAGCTATACACAGCTATGCATCTGATAAAGATGTTAAGCGCTTTATAGGTTGGAACTTAATGAAAACTTTGAATGAAACTCAGGAGTACACTCAAACAATGATAGACCGTGAGGTTGCAGGCACTCATTTATATGCTTCTGTTGTATCAAGAACAACTGGTGAAGTTATAGGAACAGTTATGCTTTTCAATTTTGATAAGGAAGCAAATCAGGCTGAAATAGGTTATGTATTTCATAAAAATCATTGGGGTAAAGGCTATGGAACTGAAAGCGTTGCTTTAGTAAGTGATTTTGCCTTTGAAGCACTCAATCTGCATAAGCTGCATGCCACAGTAGTAGATGCAAATATCGGCTCTGCTAGAATCCTAGAAAAGAATGGATATGTATTAGAGGGGCGTCTAAAAGACCACTTTTTTATAGAAGGAAAATATTATGACTCACTACTTTTAGGTAAAATGGGAAATAAATAA
- a CDS encoding DUF1646 domain-containing protein: MFYILALLLLITFVLPIASKKVEKNLEIFLFLVGVAASITSGSLNGELLLKIAENKFMYIIAFAVLVGGFLFKRLNDYIEGAMEYILRRIPLKVFIFLLIVIIGLLSSIVTAIIAALLLVEIISLLPIDRSNKIKIDIVACFSIGLGAVLTPIGEPLSTIVVSKLGASFWFLLNEFGIYIIPGILVLGVIGAGFGIQQKKEIDPADEIVVEETNSVIVIRALKIFLFIIALELLGEGFKPIIDNYILPLDTRYLYWVNMSSAVLDNATLAAAEISTKMTETQVKAVLMGLLISGGMMIPGNIPNIISAGKLKIQSSEWIKLGIPLGIAIMLVYYVIIFVI; this comes from the coding sequence ATGTTTTATATATTAGCTTTACTTTTATTAATAACTTTTGTATTACCCATAGCATCAAAGAAAGTAGAAAAAAATCTTGAAATTTTTCTATTTTTAGTGGGTGTTGCAGCATCTATTACTTCTGGATCTTTAAATGGGGAACTTCTCCTTAAAATTGCTGAGAATAAATTCATGTATATAATTGCATTTGCAGTATTAGTTGGAGGCTTTTTATTTAAAAGGCTAAATGACTATATTGAAGGAGCAATGGAATACATATTACGACGTATTCCTCTTAAGGTGTTTATATTCCTTTTAATAGTTATAATTGGCCTTTTATCAAGTATTGTAACTGCAATTATTGCTGCCCTGCTTTTAGTAGAAATCATAAGTCTTCTTCCAATAGATAGAAGTAATAAAATTAAAATAGATATAGTTGCCTGTTTCTCAATTGGACTTGGAGCAGTATTAACCCCAATAGGTGAACCACTATCAACAATCGTGGTTTCTAAGCTGGGTGCAAGCTTTTGGTTTCTTTTAAATGAGTTTGGAATTTATATTATACCAGGAATACTAGTTCTAGGAGTTATTGGAGCAGGTTTTGGAATCCAACAGAAAAAGGAAATAGATCCTGCAGATGAAATAGTTGTAGAAGAGACCAATTCAGTAATAGTTATTAGAGCACTGAAAATATTCTTATTTATTATCGCCCTTGAACTGCTTGGAGAAGGTTTCAAGCCAATAATTGATAATTATATCCTTCCTCTTGATACTCGCTATTTATATTGGGTTAATATGTCCTCAGCTGTTCTTGACAATGCAACCTTAGCTGCAGCTGAAATAAGTACAAAAATGACTGAAACACAAGTTAAAGCCGTTCTAATGGGACTGCTAATTAGTGGAGGAATGATGATACCAGGAAATATCCCTAATATTATTTCTGCTGGTAAGCTAAAAATCCAAAGCAGTGAATGGATCAAACTCGGTATTCCTCTTGGAATAGCAATTATGCTTGTATACTATGTAATTATATTTGTAATATAA